The following proteins are encoded in a genomic region of Thermodesulfobacteriota bacterium:
- a CDS encoding corrinoid protein translates to MLDQEKFYTGLSQGKVDEVKRLVQEALEGGVPVDKVLKEGLLAAMDRIGARFKSGEIYIPEVLIAARAMHAGMAVLKPILSQSSTKQAQKVLIGTVKGDLHDIGKNLVVMMLEGGGFEVVDLGIDVPANKFIDAIKAHQPQVVGMSALLTTTMIEMKNTIQAIEWAGLRNQVKVIVGGAPVTQKFADDIGADGYGPDAASAVDLVRRLLAE, encoded by the coding sequence ATGCTGGATCAGGAGAAATTTTATACTGGACTTTCCCAGGGCAAGGTGGATGAGGTGAAGCGATTGGTTCAGGAGGCGTTGGAGGGGGGCGTCCCGGTGGATAAAGTCTTAAAGGAGGGCCTTCTTGCGGCCATGGACCGCATTGGCGCCCGATTCAAGAGCGGAGAAATTTACATTCCCGAGGTCCTGATCGCGGCCCGGGCCATGCATGCAGGGATGGCCGTTCTCAAACCGATCCTCTCCCAATCCTCAACCAAACAGGCGCAGAAGGTGCTCATCGGGACCGTAAAGGGCGACCTCCATGATATCGGAAAGAATCTCGTGGTGATGATGCTGGAGGGAGGGGGCTTTGAGGTGGTCGACCTGGGGATCGATGTCCCTGCCAACAAATTCATCGATGCGATCAAAGCCCATCAGCCCCAGGTGGTCGGGATGTCAGCCCTGCTGACGACCACGATGATCGAGATGAAAAACACGATTCAGGCCATCGAATGGGCTGGCCTGAGGAATCAGGTGAAGGTCATCGTCGGAGGAGCCCCGGTGACCCAGAAGTTTGCCGACGATATCGGAGCCGATGGATATGGCCCTGATGCGGCCTCGGCCGTCGATCTGGTCCGAAGGCTCCTGGCAGAGTAG
- a CDS encoding corrinoid protein encodes MTPDSLKEFYEALKNTDLRVMEGLVKKHLDQGASPLVLLNDGLIGAMALIGQEFKASQIWVPEVLLAARNMHRGIELLKPELMKQKAEPKGKFLIGTVKGDIHDIGKNLVSMMMTGAGYEVIDLGIDVPPERFVQAIDQHHPDLVGLSALLTTTMLEMKEVIRVVRQTFPAPPKIIIGGAPVTQGFADEIQADGYGEDAVRAVELADRLLQPKGRNS; translated from the coding sequence GTGACTCCTGATTCCCTTAAGGAATTCTACGAGGCTTTGAAGAATACCGATCTTCGAGTCATGGAGGGCCTCGTCAAAAAACATCTCGATCAGGGAGCCTCTCCGCTGGTCCTTCTCAACGACGGCCTGATCGGCGCGATGGCCCTCATCGGCCAAGAATTTAAAGCCTCTCAAATTTGGGTCCCGGAGGTCCTATTGGCCGCGAGAAACATGCACAGGGGAATTGAACTCCTCAAACCGGAATTGATGAAGCAAAAGGCCGAGCCCAAGGGAAAATTCCTCATCGGGACCGTCAAAGGGGATATTCACGATATCGGGAAGAACCTCGTCTCCATGATGATGACCGGTGCGGGTTACGAGGTCATCGATTTGGGCATCGATGTCCCCCCAGAGCGATTCGTCCAGGCGATCGATCAACACCATCCAGACCTCGTCGGTCTTTCTGCCCTCTTGACCACCACCATGCTCGAGATGAAGGAGGTCATTCGGGTCGTCCGGCAGACCTTCCCGGCCCCACCCAAGATCATCATCGGAGGGGCACCGGTCACCCAAGGGTTCGCCGACGAGATCCAGGCGGATGGCTACGGCGAGGATGCCGTCCGGGCCGTGGAACTGGCAGACCGACTCCTACAACCTAAAGGTCGAAACTCATGA
- a CDS encoding MtaA/CmuA family methyltransferase, translating into MTPKRRFLSGLFGGRKGDRISVGNPTSIVSLELMEKVGVYFPEAHLNAEQMAVLAAGGYEILGFDSIMPEFSVQQEAEALGCVVDWGSPTMMPDAKTHPAQEIEDLVIPENLLEKPSMRVVLEALELLRKRYGDRVALIGKVMGPWTISYHLAGVQNFLIWTITEPDKVKGFLERLKEVTITFANAQLKAGADVVVVADHATGDLVSPKTYKDFLLPVHQEINQRIGGPTILHLCGNCSDRLRLFVEAGFDAYHFEWQVDSKKAVEVVNHEMSLIGNIANKNALFGGTPEDVYRQARYSIEAGVDILAPECAVPLQTPVENLKAIVAAAKEGYPTA; encoded by the coding sequence GTGACACCGAAACGAAGGTTTCTCTCAGGTCTGTTTGGGGGGAGAAAAGGAGACCGCATCTCTGTCGGAAACCCCACTTCCATCGTCTCCTTGGAATTGATGGAGAAGGTGGGGGTCTATTTTCCGGAAGCTCATCTGAATGCCGAGCAGATGGCCGTCCTGGCCGCGGGGGGATATGAGATCCTGGGGTTCGACTCCATCATGCCGGAATTCAGCGTTCAACAGGAGGCCGAGGCCCTTGGCTGTGTGGTCGACTGGGGAAGCCCCACGATGATGCCCGATGCTAAAACCCATCCCGCCCAGGAAATTGAGGACCTTGTCATCCCCGAAAACCTTCTTGAAAAACCCTCCATGAGGGTGGTCTTGGAAGCCCTTGAACTTTTACGAAAGAGATACGGAGACCGGGTTGCCCTTATCGGAAAGGTGATGGGTCCCTGGACGATCTCCTACCATCTGGCCGGGGTGCAGAATTTTCTCATATGGACGATCACGGAGCCAGATAAAGTGAAGGGATTTCTCGAACGCTTGAAAGAGGTGACGATCACCTTTGCCAACGCCCAGTTGAAGGCAGGAGCGGATGTGGTGGTCGTGGCCGATCATGCGACAGGCGACCTGGTCAGCCCAAAGACCTACAAGGACTTTTTGCTTCCGGTCCATCAGGAGATCAATCAAAGAATCGGGGGCCCAACGATTCTCCACCTCTGCGGAAATTGTTCCGATCGCCTCCGCCTCTTTGTGGAGGCGGGGTTTGATGCCTACCATTTTGAATGGCAGGTGGACTCGAAAAAAGCGGTCGAGGTGGTCAACCACGAGATGTCCCTTATCGGAAATATCGCGAACAAGAACGCCCTCTTCGGAGGGACGCCGGAGGACGTTTACCGACAGGCCCGCTATAGCATCGAGGCCGGCGTGGACATCCTTGCCCCGGAATGCGCGGTTCCCCTGCAGACCCCTGTCGAAAATCTGAAAGCCATCGTCGCCGCAGCGAAGGAAGGCTATCCAACCGCTTAA
- a CDS encoding dihydropteroate synthase, producing MLIVGESINGTIPKVGEAILNRDETFLKQLARTQYECGAHFLDVNAGVASGHEVRDLPWLVDLVQQEVPIPLMIDSANPEALASALQVYRHSEPPILNSISGEQAKWDRLFPLVIERRCKVVVLLMDDQGIPKSLEEKLTIAQRLYKKLVDAGLPPDHVFFDILVLSIAVEPEAALVALKTMQTIRSHFPNAHLICGVSNVSMGLPARRLINRTFLTMALASGLDTLLIDVRDQALMSSLYAAKALLNEDPYCLEYLKAYREQKLLP from the coding sequence ATGCTCATCGTCGGAGAATCGATCAACGGAACCATCCCTAAGGTCGGAGAGGCCATCCTGAACCGGGACGAAACCTTTCTCAAACAATTGGCCAGGACCCAATACGAATGCGGGGCCCACTTTCTGGACGTCAATGCGGGCGTGGCAAGCGGCCATGAGGTGAGGGATTTGCCCTGGCTGGTGGACCTCGTTCAGCAAGAGGTCCCCATCCCCCTGATGATCGATAGCGCCAACCCTGAAGCCCTCGCCTCTGCCTTACAGGTCTATCGGCATTCGGAACCCCCGATCTTGAATTCCATTTCAGGGGAACAGGCGAAATGGGATCGCCTTTTCCCCCTCGTCATCGAAAGGCGTTGCAAGGTCGTCGTCCTCCTGATGGACGATCAAGGAATTCCAAAATCCCTTGAAGAAAAATTGACCATCGCTCAAAGGTTGTATAAAAAATTGGTCGACGCCGGACTCCCTCCCGATCACGTCTTCTTCGACATCCTGGTCTTATCGATTGCGGTCGAACCCGAGGCGGCCCTCGTTGCCCTCAAGACCATGCAGACCATCCGTTCGCATTTTCCAAACGCCCACCTCATCTGCGGGGTGAGCAATGTAAGCATGGGGCTTCCTGCAAGAAGACTGATCAACCGGACCTTCCTGACCATGGCCCTCGCCTCCGGCTTGGATACCCTCCTGATCGATGTCCGGGATCAGGCCCTCATGTCCTCCCTCTATGCGGCCAAAGCCCTCCTCAACGAGGATCCTTACTGCCTTGAATATTTAAAGGCTTATCGAGAGCAAAAACTCCTTCCCTGA